The Urocitellus parryii isolate mUroPar1 chromosome 6, mUroPar1.hap1, whole genome shotgun sequence genome includes a window with the following:
- the LOC113190958 gene encoding magnesium transporter NIPA2-like, with product MSPGRGKYDFYIGLGLAMTSSIFIGGSFILKKKGLLRLARKGSMRAGQGGHAYLKEWLWWAGLLSMGAGEVANFAAYAFAPATLVTPLGALSVLVSAILSSYFLNERLNLHGKIGCLLSILGSTVMVIHAPKEEEIETLSEMSHKLGDPGFVVFATIVVIVSLILIFVVGPRHGQTNILVYITICSVIGAFSVSCAKGLGITIKELLAGKPVLRHPLAWILLLSLVICVSTQINYLNRALDIFNTSLVTPIYYVFFTTSVLTCSAILFKEWQDMPADDIIGTLSGFFTIIVGIFLLHAFKDVSFSLASLPVSFRKDDKAVNGNLPTMYEVLNNNEESLTCGIEQHTGENISRRNGNLTGF from the exons ATGAGCCCAGGGCGTGGAAAATATGATTTCTATATTGGTTTGGGATTGGCTATGACCTCCAGCATTTTCATAGGAGggagtttcattttgaaaaaaaaaggccTTCTGCGACTTGCCAGAAAAGGATCCATGAGAGCAG GTCAAGGTGGCCATGCATATCTTAAAGAATGGTTGTGGTGGGCTGGACTACTGTCAA TGGGGGCAGGCGAGGTGGCCAACTTCGCTGCATATGCCTTTGCACCAGCCACGCTAGTGACTCCACTGGGAGCTCTCAGCGTCCTTGTAAG TGCCATTCTTTCTTCATACTTTCTAAATGAAAGACTTAATCTTCATGGGAAAATCGGATGTTTGCTAAGCATTCTAGGATCTACAGTTATGGTCATCCATGCTCCAAAGGAAGAGGAGATTGAGACGTTAAGTGAAATGTCACACAAGTTAGGTGATCCAg GTTTTGTGGTATTTGCAACAATTGTGGTCATTGTGTCCTTGATATTAATCTTTGTGGTGGGACCTCGCCACGGACAGACAAATATTCTTGTGTACATAACAATCTGCTCTGTGATTGGAGCGTTTTCAGTGTCCTGTGCAAAGGGCTTGGGCATCACCATCAAAGAACTGTTAGCTGGAAAGCCTGTGCTGCGGCATCCCCTGGCCTGGATTCTGCTGCTGAGCCTCGTCATCTGTGTGAGCACACAGATCAATTACCTAAACCGGGCCCTGGACATATTCAACACTTCCCTTGTAACACCAATATATTACGTTTTCTTTACAACCTCAGTTTTAACTTGTTCAGCTATTCTTTTTAAGGAGTGGCAAGATATGCCTGCTGATGATATCATTGGGACTCTGAGTGGCTTCTTCACAATCATTGTGGGGATATTCTTGTTGCATGCCTTTAAAGATGTCAGCTTTAGTCTAGCAAGTCTGCCTGTGTCTTTTCGAAAAGATGATAAAGCAGTGAATGGCAATCTCCCTACTATGTATGAAGTtcttaataataatgaagaaagctTAACCTGTGGAATTGAACAACACACTGGTGAGAATATCTCACGGAGAAATGGAAATCTGACAGGTTTTTAA